A region from the Bradyrhizobium erythrophlei genome encodes:
- a CDS encoding M16 family metallopeptidase → MTSRLRIALPIAAALALVIVPSLASQRALAQTTVTSDPPASFTLGNGLQVVVIPDHRTPVVTQMVWYKVGSADETPGKSGLAHFLEHLMFKGTAKHPAGEFSQTVLRIGGNENAFTSVDYTGYFQRVPREQLSKMMEFEADRMTGLILKDENVLPERDVVLEEYNMRVANNPEARLTEQIMAALYLNHPYGRPVIGWHQEIEKLDREDALAFYRRFYAPNNAILVIAGDVDAKDIRPMAEQTFGQVTPQPAIPARRLRPQEPEPVAPRTVTLADARVEQPSLKRYYLVPSATTAAAGESPALDVLAQLMGSGNNSYLYRALVVDKPLAVSAGAGYQGTSLDATQFSISASPKPGVEFSQIEQVIDRVIAEVCQNPVRSEDLERVKTQLIAEAIYAQDNQATLARWYGGALTTGLSIEDIRSWPDRIRAVTAEQVQAAAQKWLDKKRSVTGYLIKDTTAKREEKRS, encoded by the coding sequence ATGACTTCACGACTTCGTATCGCACTCCCGATCGCCGCCGCATTGGCGCTGGTTATTGTTCCCTCGCTCGCCTCGCAGCGCGCGCTCGCCCAGACCACGGTGACGTCGGATCCCCCGGCAAGCTTCACCCTCGGCAACGGCCTGCAGGTCGTGGTGATCCCCGATCACCGCACGCCGGTGGTCACCCAGATGGTCTGGTACAAGGTCGGCTCCGCCGACGAGACGCCGGGCAAATCGGGCCTAGCGCATTTTCTAGAACATCTGATGTTCAAGGGCACCGCCAAGCATCCGGCCGGCGAATTTTCCCAGACCGTGCTGCGGATCGGCGGCAACGAGAACGCCTTCACCTCGGTCGACTACACCGGCTATTTCCAGCGCGTGCCGCGCGAGCAGTTGAGCAAGATGATGGAGTTCGAGGCCGATCGCATGACCGGCCTCATCCTGAAGGACGAGAACGTGCTGCCCGAGCGCGACGTCGTGCTCGAGGAATACAACATGCGCGTTGCCAACAATCCGGAAGCGCGGCTGACCGAGCAGATCATGGCGGCGCTCTATCTCAATCACCCCTATGGCCGCCCCGTGATCGGCTGGCACCAGGAAATCGAGAAGCTCGACCGCGAAGACGCGCTGGCGTTCTACCGGCGCTTCTACGCCCCCAACAACGCGATCCTGGTGATCGCCGGCGACGTCGACGCCAAGGATATCCGCCCGATGGCGGAACAGACCTTCGGCCAGGTTACGCCGCAGCCTGCGATCCCGGCGCGGCGCCTACGGCCGCAGGAGCCCGAGCCGGTCGCGCCGCGCACCGTCACGCTCGCCGATGCCAGGGTCGAACAGCCGAGCCTGAAGCGCTATTATCTGGTGCCCTCCGCCACCACGGCCGCCGCCGGCGAAAGCCCGGCGCTCGACGTGCTGGCGCAGTTGATGGGCAGCGGCAACAACTCCTATCTCTACCGCGCGCTGGTGGTCGACAAGCCGCTCGCGGTCAGTGCCGGCGCCGGCTATCAGGGTACCTCGCTCGATGCTACCCAGTTCTCGATCTCGGCCTCGCCGAAGCCGGGCGTGGAGTTCTCGCAGATCGAACAGGTGATCGACCGCGTGATCGCGGAGGTCTGCCAGAACCCGGTACGGTCGGAGGACCTCGAGCGCGTCAAGACCCAGCTGATCGCGGAGGCGATCTACGCCCAGGACAACCAGGCGACGCTGGCGCGCTGGTATGGCGGCGCGCTGACCACGGGCCTGAGCATCGAGGACATTCGCAGCTGGCCCGACCGCATTCGCGCCGTCACCGCCGAACAGGTCCAAGCCGCCGCGCAGAAATGGCTCGACAAGAAGCGTTCCGTGACCGGCTATCTGATCAAGGACACCACGGCCAAGCGCGAGGAGAAGCGTTCGTGA
- the lspA gene encoding signal peptidase II — MTSRLRPGIIAALAVIALDQASKLWLLRVFDIVRHGAVKVTPFFDLVLAWNTGISYGWFQDEGAAGQLILLAVKVVAVIVLAIWMARSQSRLATFALGLIIGGAIGNGIDRLAYGAVVDFALFHVEIGGKPFNWYVFNLADVAIVAGVAGLLYDSFLGVPAAKAP, encoded by the coding sequence TTGACCTCCCGCCTCCGCCCCGGAATCATCGCCGCGCTCGCCGTGATCGCGCTCGATCAGGCGTCGAAGCTGTGGCTGTTGCGCGTGTTCGATATCGTCCGTCACGGCGCGGTCAAGGTGACGCCGTTCTTCGATCTGGTGCTGGCCTGGAATACCGGCATCAGCTACGGCTGGTTCCAGGACGAGGGCGCGGCCGGCCAGTTGATCCTGCTCGCGGTCAAGGTCGTGGCAGTGATCGTGCTGGCGATCTGGATGGCCCGGTCCCAGAGCCGGCTCGCGACGTTTGCGCTCGGCCTGATCATCGGCGGCGCCATCGGCAATGGCATCGACCGCCTCGCCTACGGCGCGGTGGTCGATTTCGCCCTGTTCCACGTCGAGATCGGAGGAAAACCCTTCAATTGGTACGTGTTTAACCTCGCAGACGTGGCGATTGTTGCCGGGGTGGCGGGCCTGCTGTATGACTCTTTCCTGGGGGTACCCGCCGCAAAAGCGCCCTGA
- the ileS gene encoding isoleucine--tRNA ligase, producing MSEKPQKAEANDYSKTLFLPQTEFPMRAGLPQREPEILKRWNEIGLYNKLREQARGRAKFVLHDGPPYANGNIHIGHALNKILKDVVTKSQQMLGFDSNYVPGWDCHGLPIEWKIEEENYRSKGKQKPDFRDSAAMVAFRKECRAYATHWLNVQREEFKRLGIIGDWDHPYATMDYFAEAQIARELMKFAANGTLYRGSKPVMWSVVEKTALAEAEVEYEDYTSDTVWVKFPVTSPVHGALAGACVVIWTTTPWTLPGNRAISFSPKIAYGLYRVTDAPADNWAKNGDLLILADALAEAVFKQARVAGYERIRDIPAETINAVECAHPLKGLAGGYQFTVPLLPGEHVTADTGTGFVHTAPGHGREDFDVWMANARELEARGISTTIPYTVDENGAFTNQAPGFTGKRVINDKGEKGDANEAVIKALVDAGMLLARGRLKHQYPHSWRSKKPVIFRNTPQWFIAMDKDIADGGEAKSGDTLRARALHAISVTQWVPQSGENRINGMINSKPDWVISRQRAWGVPIAVFVREKGDGSAEILQDEAVNKRIADAFEVEGADAWYMEGARGRFLGSLANEEWKKVDDICDVWFDSGSTHAFVLEDPVHFPGLAGIRRKVDGGADTVMYLEGSDQHRGWFQSSLLESCGTRGRAPFDVVLTHGFTLDENGRKMSKSIGNTVEPQKVMKDSGADILRLWVCATDYADDQRIGPEILKNTVETYRKLRNSIRWMLGTLHHFHPGDAVAPADMPELERLMLHQLAEQAAIVTRAYAEFDYKTVVASQAAFMNTELSAFYFDIRKDTLYCDPPSSLARKAALTAIDMICDAILRWFAPVLSFTAEEAWQLFRPGTEPSVHLTLFPDGLEGLRDDALAKKWETIRDVRRVVTGALEVERAAKRIGSSLEASPLVYVSDMKIFGTLFDIDLAEVCITSNAMVSNDAAPETAFRLHDVPGVAVVVEKAVGTKCARSWKILPTVGSDPEYPDVSPRDAQALREWKKLGGAV from the coding sequence ATGTCCGAAAAGCCGCAAAAAGCCGAAGCGAACGACTATTCCAAAACCCTGTTCCTGCCGCAGACGGAATTCCCGATGCGCGCCGGCCTGCCGCAGCGCGAGCCGGAAATCCTCAAGAGGTGGAACGAGATCGGGCTCTATAACAAGTTGCGCGAGCAAGCCCGCGGCCGGGCGAAATTCGTGCTGCATGACGGGCCGCCCTACGCCAACGGCAACATCCATATCGGGCACGCGCTGAACAAGATCCTCAAGGACGTCGTGACCAAGAGCCAGCAGATGCTCGGCTTCGATTCCAACTACGTGCCCGGCTGGGACTGCCACGGCCTGCCGATCGAATGGAAGATCGAGGAAGAGAACTACCGCTCCAAGGGCAAGCAGAAGCCGGATTTCCGCGACTCCGCCGCGATGGTGGCGTTCCGGAAAGAGTGCCGCGCCTATGCGACGCACTGGCTCAACGTGCAGCGCGAGGAATTCAAGCGGCTCGGCATCATCGGCGACTGGGACCATCCCTACGCCACGATGGATTACTTCGCCGAGGCCCAGATCGCGCGCGAGCTGATGAAATTCGCCGCCAACGGCACGCTGTATCGCGGCTCCAAGCCGGTGATGTGGAGCGTCGTTGAAAAAACCGCGCTGGCGGAAGCCGAGGTCGAATACGAGGACTACACCAGCGATACGGTGTGGGTGAAGTTTCCGGTGACGTCGCCGGTGCATGGCGCGCTGGCCGGCGCATGCGTGGTGATCTGGACCACCACGCCATGGACGCTGCCCGGCAACCGCGCCATCAGCTTCTCGCCGAAAATCGCCTATGGCCTCTACAGGGTCACCGACGCGCCCGCCGACAATTGGGCCAAGAACGGCGATCTCCTGATCCTGGCGGATGCGCTGGCGGAAGCTGTGTTCAAGCAGGCGCGTGTTGCGGGCTATGAGAGGATCCGCGATATCCCGGCCGAGACGATCAATGCGGTGGAATGCGCGCACCCGTTGAAAGGTCTCGCCGGCGGCTATCAATTCACCGTCCCGCTGCTTCCGGGCGAACACGTCACCGCCGATACCGGCACCGGCTTCGTGCATACTGCGCCGGGACACGGCCGCGAGGATTTCGACGTCTGGATGGCGAATGCGCGCGAACTGGAAGCGCGCGGCATCTCGACCACGATCCCCTACACCGTCGACGAGAACGGCGCCTTCACCAATCAGGCCCCGGGCTTCACCGGAAAGCGCGTCATCAACGACAAGGGCGAGAAGGGCGATGCCAACGAGGCCGTGATCAAGGCGCTGGTCGACGCCGGCATGCTCTTGGCGCGCGGCCGGCTCAAGCACCAGTATCCGCATTCCTGGCGCTCGAAGAAGCCGGTGATCTTCCGCAACACGCCGCAATGGTTCATCGCGATGGACAAGGATATTGCCGATGGCGGCGAGGCCAAGTCCGGCGATACGCTGCGCGCCCGCGCGCTGCACGCAATCTCAGTGACGCAATGGGTGCCACAGTCCGGCGAAAACCGCATCAACGGCATGATCAACAGCAAGCCCGACTGGGTGATCTCGCGCCAGCGCGCCTGGGGCGTGCCGATCGCGGTGTTCGTGCGCGAAAAGGGCGACGGCTCCGCCGAAATCCTGCAGGACGAAGCCGTGAACAAGCGCATTGCGGATGCTTTCGAAGTGGAAGGCGCCGACGCCTGGTACATGGAGGGCGCCCGCGGACGCTTCCTGGGCTCGCTCGCCAACGAGGAATGGAAGAAGGTCGACGATATCTGCGACGTCTGGTTCGATTCCGGATCGACGCACGCGTTCGTGCTGGAAGATCCCGTGCACTTCCCCGGCCTTGCCGGCATCAGGCGCAAGGTCGATGGCGGCGCGGACACGGTGATGTATCTGGAGGGAAGCGACCAGCATCGCGGCTGGTTCCAGTCGTCGCTGCTGGAAAGCTGCGGCACCCGCGGCCGCGCGCCGTTCGACGTCGTGCTCACCCACGGCTTCACGCTGGACGAGAACGGCCGCAAGATGTCGAAGTCGATCGGCAACACTGTCGAGCCGCAAAAGGTGATGAAGGACTCCGGCGCCGACATCCTGCGGCTCTGGGTCTGCGCCACCGACTATGCCGACGACCAGCGCATCGGCCCGGAAATCCTGAAAAACACCGTCGAGACCTACCGCAAGCTGCGCAACTCGATCCGCTGGATGCTCGGCACGCTGCATCACTTCCATCCCGGTGACGCGGTCGCGCCCGCGGACATGCCGGAACTCGAGCGGCTGATGCTGCATCAGCTCGCCGAGCAGGCCGCGATCGTGACCAGGGCCTATGCCGAGTTCGACTACAAGACCGTGGTCGCGAGTCAGGCAGCCTTCATGAACACCGAACTGTCGGCGTTCTATTTCGACATCCGGAAAGACACGCTGTATTGCGACCCGCCGTCGTCGCTGGCGCGCAAGGCAGCCCTGACCGCGATCGACATGATCTGCGACGCGATCCTGCGCTGGTTCGCGCCGGTGTTGAGCTTCACGGCCGAGGAAGCCTGGCAGCTGTTCCGGCCCGGCACCGAGCCGTCGGTGCACCTGACGCTGTTTCCGGACGGGCTTGAAGGCCTGCGCGACGATGCGCTGGCAAAGAAGTGGGAGACCATCCGCGATGTCCGCCGCGTCGTCACCGGCGCGCTGGAAGTCGAGCGCGCGGCCAAGCGGATCGGCTCGTCGCTGGAAGCCTCGCCGCTGGTCTACGTCTCCGACATGAAGATCTTCGGGACGCTGTTCGATATCGACCTGGCCGAGGTCTGCATCACCTCGAACGCGATGGTGAGCAATGACGCGGCGCCTGAAACGGCGTTCCGGCTCCACGACGTGCCCGGCGTCGCCGTGGTGGTCGAAAAAGCCGTCGGCACCAAATGCGCGCGGTCGTGGAAAATCCTCCCCACCGTCGGCAGCGACCCCGAATATCCCGACGTCTCGCCGCGCGACGCCCAGGCGCTGCGGGAGTGGAAGAAGCTGGGAGGGGCGGTTTGA